From the genome of Kosmotoga arenicorallina S304, one region includes:
- a CDS encoding GGDEF domain-containing protein, whose product MKEMTTKILAEISALGKRFLLSEALSIFGDKYSKDQITEAVETAKAEGVLWLDNGVLHFEDDCWKEFFENARLMGKDHLSLALQRDLTEAVKFHFENSGCSKRAFAAALLWHARKRYYEWLPKDKLLKEIQVIDDILGFESWASMSLKARIKALDFEKITKGRLIEKWLKGKFHVDCMNFLRMIEINLDEQHFSELLREKLKQASTEYQKIVLEFFQIDTKNIMSLSRLNIENLKRLNKKLKPISPQYARLKVAVLNLFARYYNIKEPPKFKKFIELALKIASEFNIKDWISKLHNNLSLYYEEDFKAYSEELKLRAIDEATEIGDHETAAFIAINLAYSYLACGEKISLNKLMGKISGYIQTSKSPEIKSRFFEFKALAAVYDGNHTEFEKYIAEYEDIFRKTKDSRVLSKRYFADVLRILFHIIGGNIEKIKSISEKLVKIEYIENDERRFLEIVNIGLEDPIKSYELFKEYRKSMRFYIEETLLFLAQILPGEFLEDFRKFLIEQLVYSRQRRMLLSQAQLYHALGLASNKLDIQKDTLRYMRFAAFLYDASGMDSLSHKLRTHFLQKKAFIDLVKQMKINLENAGVNKELLAVLERSTFNANESLRFIGRLMAVVLSFADAENFNDLAQIIFKSLMEEFPASVGKFEFGSDNTETFYFGTEEIPDFGITYSFEPFYVSYSFYVGKKYKAKLELYNPDQRVDDLTIQKFYDLMAYLEPIVELVLLNFSRYRMAIRDELTGLYTRWYFEERFKEEFSRSNRTGEVFSLIFCDLDDFKKVNDNYGHKVGDEVLKMVAKIFWKNARETDIICRYGGEEFVFLLPCTTHTGAMVFAERLRKSLEEAYTKASVTGSFGVVSYPSPNIFSREEILRIADDLCYKAKKEGKNLVKG is encoded by the coding sequence ATGAAAGAGATGACGACAAAGATACTCGCTGAAATCTCCGCCCTCGGAAAACGCTTTTTGCTTTCCGAAGCGTTATCTATTTTTGGGGATAAATATTCAAAAGATCAAATAACGGAAGCTGTCGAAACTGCAAAAGCTGAGGGAGTTTTATGGCTGGATAACGGCGTTCTTCACTTTGAGGACGATTGCTGGAAAGAATTTTTTGAAAATGCAAGATTAATGGGAAAAGATCATCTCAGTCTGGCTCTCCAAAGAGATTTAACGGAAGCAGTGAAGTTTCATTTCGAAAACAGTGGTTGTTCAAAAAGAGCCTTTGCAGCAGCCCTATTATGGCATGCAAGAAAAAGATATTATGAATGGCTTCCAAAGGATAAACTGCTGAAAGAAATACAGGTTATTGATGATATATTGGGATTTGAAAGCTGGGCTAGTATGAGCTTGAAAGCACGTATCAAAGCCCTTGATTTTGAAAAGATTACAAAGGGGAGGCTTATAGAAAAATGGCTCAAAGGGAAATTTCATGTTGACTGCATGAATTTCTTGAGAATGATTGAAATTAATCTTGACGAGCAGCATTTTTCCGAACTTCTTCGTGAGAAGCTAAAGCAGGCATCTACTGAATACCAAAAGATTGTTCTTGAGTTCTTTCAAATTGACACGAAAAATATCATGAGCCTTTCCAGGTTGAACATAGAAAATCTGAAAAGGCTAAACAAGAAGTTGAAGCCAATTTCCCCGCAATATGCGCGATTGAAAGTAGCTGTTTTGAACCTTTTTGCAAGGTACTACAACATTAAAGAACCTCCGAAATTCAAAAAGTTTATTGAGCTAGCTTTAAAAATTGCCAGTGAGTTCAACATCAAAGATTGGATTTCAAAACTTCACAACAACTTGAGCCTTTATTATGAAGAGGATTTCAAAGCCTATTCTGAAGAGTTAAAACTCAGGGCGATCGATGAAGCCACGGAAATAGGCGACCACGAGACGGCGGCTTTTATTGCGATTAATTTAGCATATAGTTACCTGGCTTGTGGCGAAAAAATATCTCTCAATAAGCTGATGGGAAAAATCAGCGGTTATATCCAGACATCGAAGAGCCCGGAGATAAAGTCAAGGTTTTTTGAATTCAAGGCTCTTGCGGCTGTGTACGATGGAAATCACACTGAATTTGAAAAATATATCGCTGAGTATGAAGATATCTTCAGAAAAACAAAAGATTCAAGGGTACTTTCAAAGAGATATTTTGCCGATGTGCTCAGAATTCTATTTCACATTATTGGCGGTAATATTGAAAAAATCAAAAGTATCTCCGAAAAGCTCGTAAAGATCGAATATATTGAAAACGATGAAAGAAGGTTTCTCGAAATTGTTAATATCGGGCTTGAAGACCCGATAAAGTCATATGAGCTTTTCAAAGAATACCGAAAGAGCATGCGTTTTTACATAGAAGAAACTCTTTTGTTTTTAGCTCAAATCCTGCCCGGGGAATTTCTGGAAGACTTCAGGAAATTTTTGATTGAGCAGCTTGTTTATTCGCGCCAAAGGAGAATGCTCCTTTCACAAGCCCAGCTCTATCATGCCCTTGGCTTGGCGTCAAATAAGCTTGATATTCAGAAAGATACATTGCGTTATATGAGATTTGCTGCATTTTTGTATGATGCTTCGGGTATGGATAGTCTTTCACATAAATTGAGAACGCATTTTCTCCAAAAGAAAGCTTTTATTGATCTCGTGAAACAGATGAAGATAAATCTTGAAAATGCCGGAGTAAACAAAGAGCTTTTAGCTGTTCTGGAAAGATCCACATTCAATGCAAATGAATCTTTGAGGTTTATTGGACGCTTGATGGCCGTCGTTCTTTCCTTTGCAGATGCCGAAAATTTTAACGACCTTGCCCAAATAATTTTCAAAAGTCTTATGGAGGAATTTCCTGCTAGTGTGGGCAAATTCGAATTTGGAAGCGACAATACGGAAACATTTTATTTCGGAACAGAAGAAATCCCGGATTTTGGAATTACATATAGCTTTGAGCCTTTTTATGTTTCTTATAGCTTTTATGTTGGCAAAAAATATAAAGCGAAGCTTGAGCTGTATAATCCCGACCAAAGGGTGGATGACCTTACTATTCAAAAATTTTATGACTTAATGGCTTATCTGGAACCGATAGTAGAGCTTGTCCTTTTGAACTTCAGCAGGTATAGAATGGCTATCAGGGATGAGCTTACGGGTTTATATACGAGATGGTACTTCGAAGAGAGATTTAAAGAGGAATTTTCCAGATCAAATAGGACTGGCGAGGTATTTTCACTTATCTTCTGTGACCTTGATGATTTCAAGAAAGTAAATGACAATTATGGTCATAAAGTTGGTGATGAAGTATTGAAGATGGTCGCCAAGATTTTTTGGAAGAATGCCAGAGAAACTGATATCATTTGTCGCTATGGCGGTGAAGAGTTCGTTTTTCTTCTTCCTTGCACTACGCATACCGGGGCAATGGTCTTTGCTGAGCGTTTGCGGAAATCACTTGAAGAGGCTTATACTAAAGCATCAGTTACAGGGAGCTTTGGTGTTGTTTCCTATCCCTCACCCAATATTTTTTCTCGTGAGGAAATCCTTAGAATAGCGGATGATCTATGTTACAAAGCAAAAAAAGAAGGGAAAAATCTTGTGAAAGGGTGA
- the dnaX gene encoding DNA polymerase III subunit gamma/tau translates to MSEALYRKYRPHNFDEIVGQEQVKQILKSAIANGDIAHAYIFYGPRGTGKTTTARILAKAINCAAENLAERPCGTCDSCKAIDSSSHMDVIEIDAASYRGIDEVRKIRDAASYRPTMGHYKVYIVDEFHMLTREAFNALLKTLEEPPEHILFILATTNLEKVPETVLSRCQIFTFKPFNLAQIIEYLKRILTSEGKEFDEEGLRLIALAANGGMRDAVNLLQRVLVFSGKAIENDVRNVLGILPSDVVEKYISALLSTDFNQLMEISKEMSTLGYGHEALLDQAIEMVKNKVFSNALDVKTAASLVKLLWEISRELRFSDDKRRAFETLNIVKTDEFRILQEKAPKNSVQILYKGRDVDKPKDSMTILQKEQPRAEESEDKLAGFLETLFSKNHILSWTLLKLSRMSLQEFSKGKRLIVSFSHDNSLAEAIMRERFEAISDLVKSELGVDLELATQEIKASKKSSDALAKLPPEQQAYMKRIMSLFDSVEVEVEEEENGQED, encoded by the coding sequence TTGTCAGAAGCATTGTATAGAAAATACAGGCCCCATAATTTTGACGAGATAGTTGGACAGGAGCAGGTCAAGCAAATATTAAAAAGCGCTATCGCCAATGGCGATATAGCGCATGCTTATATATTCTATGGCCCGAGGGGTACAGGCAAAACGACAACGGCGAGGATTCTGGCGAAAGCCATTAACTGTGCTGCTGAAAATTTAGCCGAAAGGCCTTGCGGCACATGCGACTCCTGCAAAGCGATAGATAGCTCAAGCCACATGGATGTAATTGAAATTGACGCCGCTTCTTATAGGGGAATTGACGAAGTGCGCAAAATCAGAGACGCAGCATCATATAGACCAACAATGGGACATTATAAGGTCTATATTGTCGACGAATTTCATATGCTTACGCGCGAAGCATTTAACGCCCTGCTAAAAACGCTCGAAGAACCACCTGAACATATTCTTTTCATCTTGGCTACAACAAACCTTGAAAAAGTACCTGAAACAGTTCTTTCACGTTGCCAGATTTTCACTTTTAAACCTTTTAACCTCGCTCAAATAATAGAATACTTAAAAAGAATATTGACCAGCGAAGGCAAGGAATTTGACGAGGAAGGTCTTCGCCTGATAGCACTAGCTGCCAATGGCGGTATGCGAGATGCGGTGAATTTGTTGCAAAGAGTCCTGGTTTTTTCAGGAAAGGCCATCGAAAACGATGTGAGGAACGTTTTAGGAATCTTACCTTCCGATGTGGTGGAAAAGTACATCTCCGCTCTTCTTTCCACGGATTTCAACCAGCTGATGGAAATCTCAAAGGAGATGTCTACATTGGGTTACGGTCATGAAGCTTTACTCGATCAAGCCATCGAAATGGTTAAAAACAAGGTTTTTTCAAACGCTTTGGATGTTAAAACAGCTGCTTCGCTTGTTAAATTGCTGTGGGAAATATCAAGAGAGCTTAGATTTTCTGACGATAAAAGAAGGGCTTTTGAAACGCTAAACATTGTTAAAACAGATGAATTTAGGATTTTGCAGGAAAAAGCACCCAAAAACAGCGTACAAATCCTTTATAAAGGAAGAGATGTTGATAAACCAAAAGATTCCATGACAATTTTACAAAAGGAACAGCCCAGGGCTGAAGAAAGTGAAGATAAGCTCGCGGGATTTCTGGAAACCCTTTTCAGCAAAAATCACATTCTTTCATGGACGCTGTTGAAACTATCCAGAATGTCGCTTCAAGAATTTTCAAAGGGCAAGAGGCTTATAGTGAGCTTTTCGCATGATAATAGCCTCGCAGAAGCCATTATGAGGGAACGCTTTGAAGCTATAAGTGATCTTGTAAAAAGCGAATTAGGAGTGGATTTAGAGTTGGCCACTCAAGAGATCAAAGCGAGCAAAAAGAGCAGCGATGCCCTCGCAAAACTCCCGCCCGAGCAGCAAGCTTATATGAAGAGGATAATGTCTTTATTCGATAGTGTAGAAGTTGAAGTGGAGGAGGAAGAAAATGGCCAAGAAGATTAA
- a CDS encoding YbaB/EbfC family nucleoid-associated protein, producing MAKKIKGFGGRSYGQRSKKSGNLNELLKQAQKAQEQMENLEETFKEIEITATAGGGAVTVVATCDYKIKSIEIDDEIKDEEFEIVQDLIVAGVNEALEEIKKRRDEEYAKVTGSMGLPEDIM from the coding sequence ATGGCCAAGAAGATTAAGGGATTTGGCGGAAGGAGTTATGGGCAGAGGTCCAAAAAAAGCGGGAACCTGAATGAATTGCTCAAGCAAGCACAAAAAGCGCAGGAACAGATGGAAAACTTGGAGGAAACTTTCAAAGAAATAGAAATAACAGCGACCGCCGGCGGTGGAGCAGTCACAGTCGTTGCAACCTGCGATTACAAGATAAAGTCTATTGAGATCGACGACGAAATAAAGGACGAAGAATTTGAGATAGTGCAAGACCTTATCGTCGCTGGTGTAAATGAAGCGCTGGAAGAAATTAAGAAGCGTAGAGATGAGGAGTATGCAAAAGTCACAGGTTCAATGGGATTGCCGGAAGACATTATGTGA
- the gap gene encoding type I glyceraldehyde-3-phosphate dehydrogenase, protein MKVAINGFGRIGRLVFREMIKRGNFDVVAINDLTDAKTLAHLLKYDSVHGKFNGTVEATDDAIVVNGKEIKVFAEKNPGNLPWKDLGVEIVIESTGVFRNKEKALPHIEAGAKKVLITAPAKGDVDATVVLGVNEDILKSEHTVISNASCTTNSIAPVIKVLNDNFKVLKGFLTTIHAYTNDQRILDLPHKDLRRARAAAANTIPTTTGAAKAVGVVIPELKGKLDGIAVRVPVPDGSITDLTVVVEKETTAEEVNAVMKEASETYLKGILGYNEEPIVSSDIVGSSYSGIFDATLTYVSGNLVKICSWYDNEYGYSCRVVDLAEKIANM, encoded by the coding sequence GTGAAAGTAGCTATTAACGGATTCGGAAGGATAGGCAGACTGGTTTTCAGAGAAATGATTAAAAGAGGCAACTTCGATGTCGTAGCAATCAACGATTTGACCGATGCAAAAACCCTGGCACATCTTCTCAAGTATGATAGTGTTCACGGAAAATTTAATGGAACAGTTGAAGCCACGGATGATGCAATCGTTGTGAATGGTAAGGAAATCAAAGTATTTGCCGAAAAAAATCCAGGAAATTTGCCCTGGAAAGACCTTGGTGTTGAAATAGTTATCGAGTCAACAGGCGTTTTCAGAAACAAAGAAAAGGCGTTACCCCATATCGAAGCTGGTGCAAAAAAAGTTTTGATAACTGCTCCCGCAAAAGGCGATGTTGATGCAACAGTTGTTCTTGGTGTAAATGAAGACATTCTAAAATCGGAACATACTGTCATTTCAAACGCTTCCTGTACTACAAATTCAATCGCCCCTGTTATCAAAGTACTAAATGACAACTTCAAAGTACTTAAAGGTTTCTTGACAACAATACACGCTTACACCAACGACCAGAGAATTCTTGACCTTCCACACAAGGATTTGAGAAGGGCCAGAGCTGCAGCTGCAAATACGATTCCAACTACAACAGGTGCTGCCAAAGCCGTAGGTGTGGTTATCCCGGAATTGAAAGGCAAACTGGATGGTATAGCCGTAAGGGTCCCAGTTCCAGATGGTTCTATTACAGACCTTACAGTCGTTGTTGAGAAGGAAACCACCGCTGAAGAAGTCAACGCTGTTATGAAAGAAGCCAGCGAAACCTATCTCAAAGGTATTCTCGGCTACAACGAAGAACCCATAGTTAGTTCCGACATAGTTGGATCAAGTTATTCAGGTATCTTTGATGCTACGCTCACCTATGTGAGTGGAAACCTCGTGAAGATTTGCTCCTGGTACGACAACGAATATGGTTACAGCTGCAGAGTTGTTGATTTGGCTGAAAAGATAGCAAACATGTAA
- a CDS encoding phosphoglycerate kinase, with amino-acid sequence MKRKLTIKDVELKGKRVLMRVDFNVPLNKETGEVSDDTRIRAALPTIKYALEQGGKVILLSHLGRPKGVKDSKYSLKPVAKRLEELLGHHVSFVDDCIGEGAHKVVEAMKDGEVVLLENVRFYKEEKDNNPEFAKALASLGDIHVNDAFGTAHRAHASNVGVASYLTSVAGFLMEKEILMLGKAVQSPEHPYVVILGGAKVSDKIGVITNLLEKADRILIGGAMMFTFLKALGKEVGDSLVEEDKIELAKDILRSAREKGVEFVLPVDTVIAQKIEAGAEKKTVSVDEGIPSGWKGLDIGPNTIALFKEKLSDAKTVVWNGPMGVFEIDDFATGTEEIAKTLATLERADTIIGGGDSAAAINKFNLADKVSHVSTGGGASLEMLEGKELPGIASIAEEVIKKNVK; translated from the coding sequence ATGAAGAGAAAGCTTACCATAAAAGATGTGGAACTTAAGGGAAAGCGCGTACTTATGCGTGTCGATTTCAATGTACCTTTGAACAAAGAAACAGGAGAAGTTTCTGACGATACACGAATAAGAGCTGCCCTGCCCACTATCAAGTACGCTCTGGAACAGGGAGGTAAGGTAATACTCTTGTCTCACCTTGGGAGGCCAAAGGGTGTCAAAGACTCGAAATATAGCCTTAAGCCTGTGGCAAAAAGGCTAGAAGAACTGCTTGGACACCATGTTTCCTTTGTTGACGATTGCATCGGAGAGGGTGCTCACAAAGTTGTAGAAGCCATGAAAGATGGAGAAGTTGTGCTTCTTGAAAACGTAAGGTTCTATAAAGAGGAAAAAGACAACAACCCCGAATTCGCAAAAGCATTGGCTTCTCTTGGTGATATCCACGTAAACGACGCTTTCGGGACTGCCCATAGGGCGCATGCTTCTAATGTAGGAGTTGCAAGTTATCTTACGAGTGTAGCGGGCTTTCTCATGGAAAAAGAAATCCTGATGCTCGGGAAAGCCGTTCAAAGCCCTGAACACCCTTATGTTGTAATACTTGGAGGCGCGAAAGTATCAGATAAGATCGGGGTAATTACAAATCTTTTGGAGAAAGCCGATAGAATATTAATAGGCGGAGCAATGATGTTTACTTTCCTCAAAGCCCTTGGTAAGGAAGTAGGGGACTCCCTGGTTGAAGAGGACAAAATAGAATTGGCAAAGGATATTCTCAGAAGTGCCAGGGAAAAGGGCGTTGAGTTTGTTCTCCCTGTGGATACGGTGATTGCTCAGAAGATCGAAGCCGGCGCAGAGAAAAAGACTGTTTCAGTAGACGAAGGTATCCCCTCTGGCTGGAAAGGCCTGGATATCGGTCCAAATACCATAGCCCTGTTTAAAGAGAAGCTTAGCGATGCCAAAACAGTTGTATGGAATGGACCAATGGGCGTTTTTGAAATCGATGATTTTGCAACAGGCACCGAAGAAATCGCGAAAACGCTTGCCACACTGGAAAGAGCAGACACGATAATTGGCGGTGGCGACAGCGCTGCGGCAATTAATAAATTCAATCTCGCCGATAAAGTAAGCCATGTTTCAACCGGTGGCGGTGCATCCCTTGAAATGTTGGAAGGCAAAGAACTTCCCGGCATAGCCAGCATAGCAGAGGAGGTTATAAAAAAAAACGTAAAGTAG
- the tpiA gene encoding triose-phosphate isomerase, translating into MNKTPTEAKLFAGALAASIGMEDSLEVVVCPPSIDIPAVIDVLKDTKIKVGAQNIYPKESGAFTGEISTTMLKDLGAEYVIAGHSERRHIFGESNALINEKIKFALKENLTPIFCIGETLEEREAGRTFDVLRDQIIEGLREINTDEVLRIIVAYEPVWAIGTGKVATPEQADEAMGYVRKLIGELYGQDVSDQMVILYGGSIKPENFDSLIKMENIDGGLVGGASLKESFIELVKIAKKYL; encoded by the coding sequence ATGAACAAAACTCCCACTGAGGCGAAGCTCTTTGCAGGAGCTCTCGCAGCGTCGATAGGTATGGAAGATTCTCTGGAAGTGGTTGTTTGCCCCCCGAGTATCGACATCCCAGCTGTTATAGATGTGCTGAAAGACACAAAAATCAAAGTCGGCGCTCAGAACATTTATCCAAAAGAAAGTGGAGCTTTTACAGGAGAAATTTCCACGACAATGTTAAAAGACCTTGGCGCAGAGTATGTCATTGCAGGGCATTCTGAAAGGCGCCACATTTTTGGAGAAAGCAATGCACTTATAAATGAAAAAATCAAATTTGCACTAAAAGAAAATCTTACACCGATATTCTGCATCGGCGAAACCCTTGAAGAAAGAGAAGCCGGGAGAACTTTCGATGTTCTAAGAGATCAGATTATCGAAGGCTTGAGAGAAATAAATACCGATGAAGTGTTAAGAATAATCGTTGCTTATGAACCGGTATGGGCAATTGGAACCGGGAAGGTAGCGACACCTGAACAGGCTGATGAAGCAATGGGATATGTAAGAAAACTTATCGGTGAACTTTATGGCCAGGATGTTTCCGATCAGATGGTAATCCTTTACGGAGGAAGCATCAAACCCGAAAACTTCGACAGCCTTATAAAAATGGAGAACATCGATGGCGGCCTTGTTGGAGGCGCTAGCTTGAAGGAGAGTTTTATCGAACTTGTGAAAATCGCGAAAAAATATCTTTAA
- a CDS encoding cell division protein ZapA translates to MKRPVVLKLGEREYKFITNEPQSIVDRVFNEIIQEFGILEKEVEKVGMDNVLVAMLVNMTTDFIKAQNELQRLKEKYNEVLKDHYKGRGRIAKD, encoded by the coding sequence ATGAAAAGGCCTGTGGTTCTTAAACTTGGGGAAAGAGAATATAAATTCATCACAAATGAACCTCAAAGCATTGTTGACAGGGTTTTCAATGAAATCATTCAGGAATTTGGTATCCTTGAAAAAGAGGTTGAAAAGGTCGGGATGGATAACGTTCTGGTGGCTATGTTAGTAAACATGACCACAGATTTTATTAAAGCACAAAATGAGCTTCAAAGACTCAAAGAGAAATATAATGAAGTTTTGAAGGATCACTATAAAGGACGTGGGAGGATTGCAAAGGATTAA
- the murI gene encoding glutamate racemase — translation MQRIKIGVYDSGVGGLTVLKQLLKKIPYGIDFFYFADTARLPYGSKPQEMVRGFVFEIFDFFRHLNVDAIVTACNTTDSLLTETEKKSLWIPFFSIIEPAVRYLRDSISGKNSVAIIGTEVTVKRSVYLRKLIIDGNISRISQKACPLFVPLVEEGLSDSELTERVVAYYLKEIKAFSPDFLILGCTHYSYLKNAVSKYLGNKTQIVDPAEHVSGQVIDWIGEIGDTNKSRISFYVTGSAEDFKRKATFLLGSNGELKVNHVDLERLGEIINL, via the coding sequence TTGCAAAGGATTAAAATCGGCGTATATGACTCAGGAGTAGGCGGACTCACTGTATTAAAGCAGCTTCTCAAAAAAATCCCTTATGGGATTGATTTTTTTTATTTCGCTGATACAGCGAGATTGCCATATGGTTCCAAGCCACAGGAAATGGTGCGTGGCTTTGTTTTCGAGATATTTGATTTTTTCAGGCATCTAAATGTCGATGCCATTGTAACAGCTTGCAATACTACAGATTCGTTGTTGACAGAAACGGAAAAGAAAAGTTTATGGATCCCATTCTTCAGTATTATAGAGCCTGCTGTCAGATATTTGAGAGACAGTATTTCCGGCAAAAACTCCGTCGCTATAATAGGAACAGAGGTTACAGTGAAACGCTCGGTTTATTTAAGAAAACTCATAATAGACGGGAATATCTCCAGGATTTCTCAAAAGGCGTGCCCGTTATTTGTACCCCTTGTTGAAGAAGGATTAAGCGATAGCGAATTAACAGAACGGGTCGTTGCATATTATCTCAAAGAGATAAAGGCTTTTTCGCCTGATTTTCTCATTTTAGGCTGTACCCACTATTCATACCTGAAAAATGCAGTCAGTAAGTATCTTGGAAATAAAACTCAAATAGTTGACCCAGCAGAACACGTTTCAGGACAGGTAATTGATTGGATTGGAGAAATTGGGGACACAAATAAATCCCGCATTTCATTTTATGTAACTGGTAGTGCGGAAGATTTTAAAAGGAAGGCTACCTTTCTTCTGGGATCCAATGGTGAACTCAAAGTTAACCATGTCGATCTCGAAAGATTAGGAGAAATCATCAATCTATGA
- the rapZ gene encoding RNase adapter RapZ — translation MAERNLILLTGMSGAGKTSALKFLEDFGFFSVDNVPPAVFHDFYEILKRKEMDNLAVVVDIRAISNFKSAEAFIAEIQKAKENLDDVTIKIIFLDADDEIIKYRYGKTRRAHPLMKEYTLAEAIRKEREMMKPLMDIADEIINTSNMDTKEMHERLLDSIKRELSKIPPIRVIIESFSYVNGVPQDANLVFDVRFLPNPYYIAGLSELTGKNREIGEFLEKFERMGEYLSVIKKVSDITIEEFSLSGRNQIKIAVGCTGGRHRSVYIAEKLYETMQLESRNVSLIHRELRKDGE, via the coding sequence ATGGCTGAACGAAATCTTATATTGCTGACAGGCATGTCCGGGGCTGGAAAAACTTCCGCTCTCAAATTCCTTGAAGATTTCGGCTTTTTCAGCGTGGATAATGTTCCTCCTGCCGTTTTCCATGATTTTTATGAAATATTGAAGCGAAAGGAAATGGACAATCTCGCAGTCGTAGTCGACATAAGGGCAATATCCAATTTCAAAAGCGCTGAAGCTTTCATAGCGGAAATTCAAAAAGCGAAAGAAAATTTAGATGACGTAACGATAAAGATTATTTTCCTGGATGCAGATGATGAAATCATCAAATACAGATATGGAAAAACACGACGGGCTCACCCATTGATGAAAGAATACACTCTGGCTGAAGCAATTCGCAAAGAACGCGAAATGATGAAACCGTTGATGGATATTGCCGATGAAATAATCAACACATCTAATATGGATACAAAAGAAATGCATGAGCGCTTGCTCGATTCAATAAAAAGGGAATTGAGCAAAATTCCTCCTATTCGTGTGATTATTGAAAGTTTTAGCTATGTCAATGGCGTCCCCCAGGATGCAAATCTCGTCTTCGATGTGCGTTTTTTGCCAAACCCGTATTATATTGCAGGACTGTCTGAATTAACAGGAAAAAATAGAGAGATCGGCGAATTTCTCGAAAAATTTGAGCGAATGGGAGAATACCTCTCGGTAATAAAAAAGGTAAGCGACATTACAATCGAAGAGTTCAGCTTGAGCGGCAGAAATCAGATCAAAATCGCTGTTGGCTGCACAGGTGGAAGGCACCGATCTGTATATATAGCTGAAAAATTATACGAAACCATGCAGCTGGAAAGTCGTAATGTTTCGCTGATTCACAGAGAGTTACGCAAAGACGGTGAGTGA
- the whiA gene encoding DNA-binding protein WhiA, with the protein MSFADKIKDELCHLSIDNDMEARAEFLGYVKSRGSIRISNAKKYLAISLNSISSLKRLYTLSKKLEIFPVKTSITEETRLKHRRGGEILYSFDGVYDFLESLGISILSDDLPDFVRDDPAYFGAFMRGLYLAGGSIVDPSRGYHLEISLDTTRNFVMNLITHLANSLNIKAGYVEVGNKYKVYIKASREIVELLSLIEASRAVSVLLKAVEVRQIRGNVSRTLNFITANANKSGQAMARHVKAIRTIEEKLGLDSLPDELEKLAKLRLEYEELNLRELGELMDPPMSKSAVFNRLRKLQKIAEKLEEEK; encoded by the coding sequence ATGAGCTTTGCTGATAAGATTAAGGATGAACTTTGCCACTTAAGCATCGATAACGATATGGAAGCGCGAGCGGAATTTCTGGGCTATGTAAAATCCAGAGGTTCTATAAGAATAAGTAATGCAAAAAAATACCTCGCGATTTCTTTGAATTCTATTTCAAGCCTTAAAAGGCTATATACCCTGTCCAAGAAGCTTGAGATCTTTCCGGTTAAAACAAGCATCACTGAAGAAACGCGATTGAAGCATAGACGTGGTGGAGAAATTTTGTACTCTTTCGATGGAGTTTACGATTTTCTCGAGAGCCTTGGCATTTCTATTTTAAGTGACGATTTACCAGATTTTGTGAGAGATGATCCTGCTTACTTTGGTGCCTTTATGAGGGGTTTGTATCTGGCTGGCGGTTCTATTGTAGATCCTTCGAGGGGTTATCATCTGGAAATATCTCTTGATACTACAAGAAACTTTGTCATGAATTTAATCACGCATCTGGCAAATTCCTTGAATATCAAGGCAGGATATGTAGAGGTTGGAAATAAATACAAGGTATACATTAAAGCCTCCAGGGAAATTGTTGAGTTGCTTTCGCTTATAGAAGCTTCCAGAGCAGTATCTGTCTTATTGAAAGCTGTGGAAGTGAGGCAGATCCGTGGTAATGTAAGCAGAACGCTAAATTTCATCACAGCCAATGCCAATAAGTCTGGCCAGGCAATGGCAAGACACGTAAAAGCAATAAGAACCATTGAAGAAAAGCTTGGGTTGGACAGTTTGCCAGATGAACTCGAAAAACTTGCAAAACTCAGGCTTGAATACGAAGAACTCAATTTAAGAGAACTCGGAGAGCTTATGGACCCACCTATGAGCAAATCAGCAGTGTTTAACAGGTTAAGGAAACTGCAAAAAATAGCCGAGAAATTGGAGGAGGAAAAATGA